Proteins encoded together in one Telopea speciosissima isolate NSW1024214 ecotype Mountain lineage chromosome 4, Tspe_v1, whole genome shotgun sequence window:
- the LOC122659522 gene encoding uncharacterized protein LOC122659522 — MESVDAFNSCIEDIGSCDLRWSGPKYTWNNKRSGTARIACKLDRILVNEAWLSTFPSSHATFDNPGISNHCPISLFIQPYISFGPKPFKYFYRWSSHPSFLPTVKEAWKKQVQAFSSPLTAIARKLKNVQCSLKDWNSLHFGNISQHVIDCGDKLSSIQSRLQSDHLNISLVEEEKETASELTILLSQEESFARQKARIKWLDLGDSNTTYFNRSMKSKTNISSIQQLTNSEGTLVHRVKDIKDLAANYFKSIFNDPSRMAGSFPDHLLNKFIPSEYISSLHVFPTDEEIVAAIRSLKTNTAPGPDGFSLGFFFAAWDIVKEDLKLSKAFFSMLVKLKE, encoded by the coding sequence ATGGAATCAGTGGATGCTTTCAACTCTTGTATTGAGGATATTGGCTCATGTGACTTGAGATGGTCTGGCCCAAAGTATACCTGGAACAACAAAAGATCTGGTACTGCCCGCATTGCTTGCAAGCTTGACAGAATCCTTGTGAATGAAGCTTGGCTCTCCACCTTCCCTTCATCCCATGCCACATTTGATAATCCGGGTATTTCTAATCACTGCCCCATCTCTTTATTCATTCAGCCTTACATTTCTTTTGGTCCAAAACCCTTCAAATATTTTTATAGGTGGTCCTCTcatccctccttccttcctaCTGTTAAAGAAGCTTGGAAGAAGCAAGTCCAAgctttctcttccccccttaCTGCCATTGCTAGAAAACTAAAGAATGTCCAATGTTCCCTCAAGGATTGGAACTCTCTACACTTTGGAAACATCTCCCAACATGTGATTGACTGCGGGGACAAGCTCTCATCCATTCAAAGTAGGCTTCAATCTGATCATTTAAATATTTCTTtggtggaagaagaaaaagagacagCATCAGAGCTCACAATCCTCCTCTCTCAAGAAGAAAGCTTTGCCAGGCAGAAAGCTAGAATAAAGTGGTTGGATTTGGGGGATTCTAACACTACTTACTTCAACCGATCTATGAAGTCCAAAACAAACATCAGCTCCATCCAGCAACTTACAAATTCTGAGGGCACCCTTGTTCACAGAGTAAAGGACATCAAAGATCTAGCTGCAAATTACTTCAAGAGCATCTTTAATGACCCTTCTCGAATGGCTGGGTCATTCCCTGATCATCTcctcaacaaattcatcccaAGTGAATACATCTCCTCTTTGCATGTCTTTCCTACTGATGAGGAAATAGTGGCAGCCATTCGTTCTCTTAAAACTAACACAGCTCCGGGGCCCGATGGTTTCAGCTTGGGGTTCTTCTTTGCTGCTTGGGATATTGTAAAGGAGGACCTTAAGCTATCAAAAGCTTTTTTCTCAATGCTAGTCAAGCTAAAGGAGTGA